One window of the Choristoneura fumiferana chromosome 18, NRCan_CFum_1, whole genome shotgun sequence genome contains the following:
- the LOC141437966 gene encoding NADH dehydrogenase [ubiquinone] iron-sulfur protein 3, mitochondrial-like, which translates to MQRFLTTLLRNALPVLKRSFCKTSTSLSNKKGNEDQSVQLGNPFCLEPIEYESHTLRKHDNAKRQTLYEFGLYVAACLPKYVQKIQMAHTDELEILVAPEGLFPVLSFMCYHQHACFNYCPAMTAIDVPSRVYRFEAIYILRSLRFTEMAKVKTYTDELTPLHSSCELWSSNNWFEREAYDMYGIVFSHHPDLRRLLTDYGFTGHPLRKDFPIVGYTECRYDDELKKIVYEPVEFAQENRKFQLESPWTYYRNFHEGYNAPMPPPKKT; encoded by the coding sequence ATGCAGAGATTTTTAACAACACTCTTAAGGAATGCTCTACCGGTTTTAAAGCGTTCATTCTGCAAGACAAGCACTTCATTGAGCAATAAGAAAGGAAACGAAGATCAAAGTGTGCAGTTGGGTAACCCGTTTTGTTTGGAACCTATCGAATATGAAAGCCATACGTTGCGGAAACACGACAACGCTAAAAGGCAAACGCTTTATGAATTTGGCTTGTACGTTGCTGCGTGCTTACCAAAATACGTGCAGAAGATACAGATGGCGCACACCGATGAATTGGAAATTCTAGTTGCTCCTGAAGGTTTATTTCCTGTTTTGAGTTTTATGTGCTATCACCAACACGCCTGCTTTAACTATTGCCCTGCCATGACGGCGATAGATGTCCCTAGCCGTGTCTACAGATTTGAAGCCATTTACATACTTCGTAGCTTGAGATTTACGGAGATGGCTAAGGTAAAAACGTACACTGATGAATTGACTCCTTTGCATTCATCATGTGAATTATGGAGTAGTAACAACTGGTTTGAAAGGGAAGCGTATGACATGTATGGCATTGTGTTTTCCCACCATCCCGATCTGAGAAGACTCTTAACTGATTACGGGTTCACTGGTCATCCGTTGAGGAAAGATTTCCCCATCGTGGGGTATACGGAGTGTCGTTACGATGatgaattgaaaaaaattgtatacgAGCCGGTGGAATTCGCTCAGGAAAATCGTAAATTCCAGTTAGAATCACCATGGACTTACTATAGAAATTTCCATGAAGGATACAATGCTCCGATGCCACCTCCAAAAAAAACTTAG
- the LOC141437919 gene encoding sodium- and chloride-dependent GABA transporter 1-like: MFLDGDSDGQFYKNKLKRCWKNYNDYKLILWMWMLNDVSVVWAVTELSHSGYYIHASLHFVAVIFVGIPVVYSEICLAQYTNCDVISMWDFFPLFRPIGYGTIYLVILKTIFMIVLTTWYMVYTVHSALDPPPWFSCDEFTELHITNCMVKRINVSVFQHCIETQNLYGDDCGFKTASNCFFEREIGNYTTVNWPQCIPKLKGMITTCSIGLILFILTLKHRFLAIGVKLVLLYLGIILFVLFCVALSTSGTWYASKNTISWRSYNLNNCFITLARGFLSLGTGTGMITYLSRSTAFRSPATMTSITTPLLSIFITLMFSLIAFSGIKTMSYYHGEEENVIELGDNYFFAPFASITEIISYFDALPIWGFAWFSAILACLFVQLWLLFGYLRELFFSSFQWTRQYEKCATIVIISCLISLACPFFCSDITPALIDAVDIIQIFSSLVFSLTLYWFYGYYNHNVDIIFMIGVKASYFWKITWLLNPVILVLLFITKFSFFAIDDYENSYVIVDLEYPVNYLLFLIIIGIYAFIIILGMIFQVIFFYIKRHLKELIKPTNDWGPNDNVLFKSRKMFVPEIMTREFLYRQVKIHGYCRNKKKTVVKEDFSANHESKENFHVKEWSALTSN; encoded by the coding sequence atgtttttagatgGGGATAGCGACGgtcagttttataaaaataaattgaagagATGCTGGAAAAACTATAATGACTACAAACTAATATTATGGATGTGGATGTTAAATGACGTATCCGTGGTCTGGGCTGTGACGGAACTATCACACAGTGGCTATTATATCCATGCAAGCTTACATTTTGTCGCAGTTATTTTCGTTGGGATACCTGTGGTCTACTCAGAAATCTGCTTAGCTCAATATACAAATTGCGACGTGATATCAATGTGGGATTTCTTTCCTCTTTTTCGCCCAATTGGCTACGGAACAATCTATTTGGTGATACTCAAGACCATTTTCATGATAGTCCTAACTACATGGTACATGGTGTATACTGTCCACTCAGCGCTGGATCCACCGCCGTGGTTTTCGTGTGACGAATTTACGGAATTACATATTACAAATTGCATGGTAAAAAGGATAAACGTTTCAGTTTTTCAACATTGTATCGAAACTCAAAACTTGTATGGTGATGACTGTGGATTCAAAACTGCCAGTAACTGCTTTTTTGAACGTGAGATTGGAAACTATACAACAGTTAATTGGCCGCAATGTATTCCTAAACTGAAAGGGATGATAACTACCTGCTCTATAGGGTTAATcttgtttattttaactttaaaacatAGATTTTTGGCAATAGGAGTCAAACTTGTGCTTTTATATTTAGGAATAatcttatttgttttgttttgtgtagcCTTGTCTACCAGTGGTACTTGGTACGCGAGCAAAAATACAATTAGTTGGAGaagttacaatttaaataacTGCTTTATAACGCTTGCTAGGGGATTCCTTAGTCTAGGAACGGGGACAGGTATGATCACCTATTTATCGAGATCCACAGCATTTCGCAGTCCCGCAACTATGACATCTATAACGACGCCATTACTATCCATATTCATAACTCTTATGTTTAGCCTTATTGCCTTCAGTGGCATAAAAACAATGTCTTATTATCACGGAGAGGAGGAAAACGTCATAGAGCTGGGAGATAATTACTTCTTTGCTCCGTTTGCTTCTATTACTGAAATAATAAGTTACTTTGATGCTTTGCCCATTTGGGGCTTTGCTTGGTTTTCAGCTATATTGGCATGCTTATTTGTTCAATTATGGCTTCTATTTGGTTATTTGAGAGAATTATTCTTCAGTAGCTTTCAGTGGACCCGACAGTATGAAAAATGCGCCACTATTGTAATTATATCATGTTTGATTTCGTTAGCTTGTCCATTTTTCTGTTCGGATATAACACCGGCTTTAATTGACGCTGTGGATATAATCCAAATATTTAGTAGCCTAGTATTTTCTTTAACTCTTTATTGGTTTTACGGGTATTATAATCACAACGTCGATataatttttatgattggtGTAAAAGCAAGTTATTTCTGGAAAATTACTTGGTTACTAAATCCTGTAATCTTAGtattgttgtttattacaaaattttccttttttgcGATAGATGATTACGAAAACTCATATGTGATCGTAGATTTAGAATACCCAgtcaattatttattgtttcttataataATTGGTATTTACGCATTCATTATAATACTAGGTATGATATTTCAAGTAATTTTCTTCTACATTAAAAGGCACTTGAAAGAATTAATTAAGCCAACAAACGATTGGGGACCGAATGATAATGTATTATTCAAGAgtagaaaaatgtttgtgccTGAAATTATGACCCGAGAATTTCTATACAGGCAAGTGAAAATACACGGATACTGTAGAAATAAGAAGAAAACTGTAGTTAAGGAAGACTTCTCCGCTAACCATGAGTCTAAAGAAAACTTTCATGTGAAGGAGTGGAGTGCCTTAACCTCTAACTAG